ATTAAACTTATATGTTTCTGAGAATTCAAATAACTTATGATTATATAGCAGACAAATCCCTTTGAATAATAAAAGAAAATTCTCAAAAATTAGTCCTTTATCTGTAATTAAACTAATCGGATATTTAATTAAAGTCGGTATGTTTCCTTTTACTAAATAAACCAGTGATACTACTATTCCGGAAATAATTGGGAAACTCATTTTTCTAATTTCAAATGGTCTATTTAGCAATGCGAGTAATGTACTAGTAACAAAAAGCGGAACGAAATACCATAAAAGGATAAGAGAATCCGAAAAACTGATAAGAGCTAAAATAAGTAAGTAGAGAACAGCATTCAATCTTCCATGAGTATTCTGTGGGTAGATTAGCAAAAGAACTCCTAAAAAAGTAATTGCTCCCATATGTACTTCTGGCCGCAAAAAGAAATTGTCTGCAGCAAAGTTAGGAATGTTTACGAGAAGTGAAGCAAATATCAGGGAACTTGTTATATTTTTAGTCATGTTATATACAAGTACAGAAAAGATTAAAATTATAACAACGAATATGATATATGCAGATAAAGCCAATGCTACTGGACTATATCCTGAAAATAACTGTGGAAGCAAATGATAAGGAATTAAGTCCGAAAATACATGTGGATCTGCGAACGGAAAATAGAATCCCTGCAAAAAAGAATTCCCATGAACAAAGAACTCTTTCCAAACCAGGCCTGGCGAGACGTCATCACTGTCTAGTTTATGTAACAGTGAAAGTTGAAATTTTAGGGACAAACCATACAAAATTAGAAAAAATAGAATCCAGTTAAGTAGCTGATCATTTTTTAAATAATTGATTCTGAAAATATGAGATATCCTTGAATCCTCGATTAATTTTTTGAATCCACTTGAAATATTCGAAATAGATCCCATTCTTTACCTCCGGGTACTAAAGTGAATTTTTTCACAAAGAAGTTATCAACATGTAAGTGGGTTTAAAATTAAACTCACTTTATCTGACTTTAACAAATTCAATGACAATATCGCAAGTTTACTAGAATTCAAAGTCTGTACCGTGCGTAATTTAATAGTTTGAACATGGAATTTCTGCTTTCGATACAAGTAATCACTAACGCTAAACATAATATGAAAGAATGAATTAGGCACTTTCTTCAAAACTGCGAGATAGTATAAAAATTCAAAAGATATGAAGATTAATCCCAAAACATTGTATATAGTAATCTGTTCTTGAAATAAAATTGTAGAAAAAACCAGTATCATAAAGTTAACTAAGCTTAAAAACGAATATGCATAAGAGAGTGGGTAATATATCAGTGCTAATAGCTGCCAGACAATAGCCTGTAAAACAAGAAGTACTAAAGAAAGAAAATAAAAAGTGTTAGTAACTATAATAAAGAGAGAAGTGTTTTTTACTGAAAGTGCAGCATATTTTCCACGTATTCCACTTCCTGTCTGTAATAGTATGGAGAATATTATTGCATTAAAATGAAAGATTTGTTTTTTGTTCGAAACACGAGCTTTAAAGCCGTTTATTCTTTTCATTTACCAAGACCCACCGGGGGTGAAATGTTTGTGATTAATATCCAGAATATCTTTTCTGACGTATGATGCAGTATCTCATGCATACATACTATAGAAAAGTATTTACTCTCCCATTCTCCTGAAAAAGCACAAAAACTCATACCCAAAAACTTACTTCAAGATGAAGCATTTCCTAACTGAAACAACACATTTTCATATCTTTTTGCAATGTTTGACCAGCTAATCTCTTTTATCTTTCTCTCAGCAGAGTTGGCAACTTCTTTCTGTAATTTTTCGTTTTCATATAATTTCATAATCCCCTTTTTGATTTCATCTGGAGAACACCCAGGGATTTTATAAACTTCTTCTTTAAATTCACTAAATATTGGAATATCTGTTACGATAACAGGCCTTTGAGAAGCCAGAGAAAACCTTATAGCGCCACTAGCTCCCTCTTTTGTATCTTTGTAAGGCATTACAACGATGTCGGAAGCCTGTAACAGGTAAATAATTTCCTGTTTTTCCAAAAAATCCGTAAAGAATATAACGTGTCTATTAATTCCTAAGTTACTAACTTCTTTCTTACAGCTTTCGTAATATTTTACTGAGATCTCATCTGGAAATATGGAACTTACAACCAGAAAAAGCAAGTCAGGATACTTCTTTATAATTGAAGGTAACGCCTGTATCGTTTCTAATACTCCTTTATGTGGCAGGAGAAAGCCAAAAGTAGAGATTATTTTCGAATTGTTGAAAATTCCTTTTTTAAGTTCTTCTTTTTCATTGTTGTCGAAAACTACATTTCCATGGGGAATTTTAATTACATTGTCAATAATTCCTTTTTCTGATAATTCCCTGACGTCACTTGATGAATGCACCCAGATTTTGTCTACAAGTCTTAGCTCTTTTTTGATAGAGTCTAATTTAACGGGTTTGTTCATAAATTCGGTATTACCTACAGAATGAAAAGTGATTATCAATTTTATTCCCTTCTCTTTTAGCTTTTTGACCATATCAGCCAGAGAGTTCAGTTCAAAGAACCCAAAATTGAACTGAACGTGGATTACATCCAGATCGCTTTCCAATATTTTATTGCAAAGAGTGCTCAGGTCATCGAAATATGGTTCCCAGCAACGAATTACGTTATCTCCATCCATTGTTATAAGATCTTTAGAACTTACTTTGTTTGCAAAGATTTTAACTTCCTCTGGGTTTCTTAAATTGCTAACCAAATATTTTGTGTACTCTGCGATACCACATTTTGTATTCCAGGTAGAAACAATACCCAGTTTTGGTTTGAATCTAACACTTTTCAGAAACTCGATCGTTTTCTTTGCTGAGACATCCCAGTTAAAATTGTTTTTGATATTGGCATACGCTGTTTCTACTTTTGCTTTTACTTCATCGCTATTTTTATTTTCGTACACGTGTCTCATCAAAGTAGCCAAATGGTTTACATCAGGCTCTGCCCACAATGAATCAGCCATAGTATATTGCTTTTTTAAATGCGTAATAGAAGGCTCAAGCTTAAAATCAACTAAGTATGAAGTCTTTTCATTACAGAAATCAAGATGACCGCTGTAGTTGGTGGTAATTACAGGAACTTTGCAAAGCATTGCTTCTGCCATAGTAAGACCAAAACCCTCACCTCTTGTAGGTGAGACATAATAATTGCATTTTTTATAGAGTGATACCAATTCATTATCAGAAATATCGCGATCAATGTGAATAACTTCAGGACCATTAGGTTTCACAATGTTTTTTATTTGCTCAGCAATATTATTGTGAATATTAGGAAACGTCTTCACAACTAAACAAACGTCATCTTCTCTAGAAAACTCTTTTGTGTAGGCCTTAAGGAGAACATCAATGCCCTTCCTTGGAAAACCGGAACCTACATTGAAGAATAAGAATTTTTTATTAGTATGTAATTCCGCAGGCAACACATCTTTTTCAAAATGATCAATCTGGACGCCTGTAGGAATAACTCCAATCCTGGTATTTATGCCTGAGTTGATCAAAACGTCTTTAACAAAATTTGTAGGTACTAGAATCCCATCCAGAGAATTGAGATCATCGATCCATTCCTGAGGGAGGGCCGATTCTTCCCAGAAAAAGTAGATAAGATTATATCTCCCGTTCATATCTTTTGTTCTGGGAGGATAAATGTTTCTTATTGAAAAGAAAGGAAATTTCGGGTCATTTTTCCATAATTCCCTGACTCTTTTGTCTTTTATGCTTCCTTTTTGTGGGATGTAATCTCCTGTACCTGTTGTTGCAAAAAGTGAAACGTCTTGATCAAGTTTATCTAATGCCAGAGCTAAATTTCGGTTTATTATAGACAAACTATAAGAATCTTCAAACGTGCCTTCGATCCTTATGGACGGCTTGGAATTAATTTCTTTAAAATCAGTATCAATATAATTCTTCAAAATTTCAGATATATTCTTTTTGTTGAAAAACTCCAATCTTTTAGTTTGCTTATCGACAACTTTTTTTCTTAATGTTTTATCTTCAACCAGCAGGTTGATCATTTCCGCGATTTCTATATAGTTTTTTTCGTTAACTAAAATCCCTGACTCACCAAGCGTTTGTGGGATGGCTGTGCAGTTGTTTGCAATAATTGGAATTTTGAAATGCATACTTTCAAGTAAAGGTACGCAGAATCCTTCATGTTCGCTCATTGCCAAAAAAATATTTCCCACTTTGTAGTAGGAAACCAGTTCATCCAGATTTATGTGACCAGTGAAGTATAGATTATCCAGATTTAATTCTTGAACAAGATCCCTCAGGTAAGTATAATAGTTTTCCATTCCATTGTATGAACCTACTAAAAGTAATCTGGATCTTTTGTTAATATATTTATTATAATAATAGAAACTTTTTATAGCATCCTCTATTTTTTTATTAGGACTGATCCTGCCGACAACTAATATGTTGACAAAATCATCATCATACTTGCTTATTACTTTTTTATTTGGCTGAACATTAAAGTTATCGAAGTTAATCAAGTAAGGAAGAACTGAAGTTTTATTGAAACCAGCATCAATGAGATCCTGTTTATTAAACTCGGAATCGGCAAGCGCTACATCTACAATATTTCTTATTTCCGTGCTAAGTTCTTGATGTCCAATTTTAGTTGAATACTCATAATCAGAGTTGATATTATGGAAAAAGTGGGGTGGAGTAATGTTATGGTAAAGTAAAATTTTTTTATCCGGCAACGATTTTACGAAATTTAGAAGTTCAGAGCCATATCCTATAGAATAATGGATGATAAGAATATTATTTGGAGAGCTGATTTTGCGATATTCATTGTATTGTTTCACAGTGCTGCTCATTTTTGGATGAATGTATTGACCATATATGTTAGATTCATACCCCAGCTCTCTCAGAACTGTCCTTATTTCCAGCATTTCATTACCAATAGCATCCCCATAACTTACTGAAGGATGGATTTGATGAACTTGGAATATTCTCATAAATTACACCGTTCACTGTCTATGGCAATCTATTCTGTTTTGTCGGAAATGACGCACACTATTTGCGTATCTTCACGATAATACTCCAATTTTTCAATGTTCAATCCACCATCTTTGAGGATTACTTCCCATTCTTCAGTAGTCATTTTTCGCTCATTCCCAAACTCACGCTTCGGGTAATGTATCGAAGGAACAGAGAACACAACATATTTTGCCGCTTCAAGCTGTTTTGAAAGCATTTTTACGATTCCTTCGTTATCGAAGTGTTCCAGTGTACCCTGTGAAAAAGCTACATCGAAATACTTATGTTTAAATTGATTTAAACAGTTTGCATCCAACATGACAAAGTTAGCATGTCCACCCAATCTCCTATTAGTGGTTATTGCATTAAAAATCACATTTATATCGTTATCTAACCCCATAACTTCATATTTTTGCCTAGAAAAATAAATTGACATGGTAGCAGTACCTATACCAATTTCTATCAGCTTAGGTACCCTATTTCCCGACGCTTTCTGTGCATATTCCTCTACTACTGAAATAAAATGATTATGATGATTTACGTTTCCTAACAGGTCTTCTTCGGAGATCTCTTGACTATAGTATTGCCCCCATGCAGTAGACGCTAATGCATTTTTGGAAGAAGCCAGGAAATCAGATGTTACATTTTTCATGATCTTATCCAGTTCAATAAATTTAGCATCCAAGGCATTAATTTTTGAATCCAGCTCCCTGTTCTTTTCAGCGACTTTTTCATATTCCCCAAGGAGCTTCTCATTTATTTTCAAAGATTCTTCATAGTTCCCAAAGAGCTCTTCGTTTTTAGTAAGTAATCTCTCGTATTTACCGGATAGTTCCTCATTTTTACCTAGAAGTTCCGTAAGAATTCTACAGGTACACGCGTTTACCTCGCTTTGCTGAGCAAAAGCTGGATCTACATATCTCTTAACTTCACCGTTTACCAGATTTCGACCTTTTACCAAAAAGGATCCTGTAACATGACGATGTGAACTGATCACATAACTTCTGTTCTGAACATCATAATTTGAAGTTAAATATTCCAGATCTTTAGCTGTCATTCCATTCACCGCAGGGGAAATTTTTTTCTCGGAGTTTTTAATCAGCGAGTTTAGGATCGGTTCTGAGTAAGCACCTGTTTTTTTTCTACTCTGAATATTCTCTCTTATCCTTTCCAAAACTTCTTTTGCATTAATTTCGTCATCGCGAATATCAAATGTACTCATATCAGGCCGCCCTCTCTGAACTTAATTCCCAGGTACATGAAAGACCCAACACACCTTCCTCATATCCGGTTGGAATAATGGAGAATGAATATTGTTTATCCTTGTGATCTAGCGGAACATAGTTCTTGGATTGTACCAAGTCTACAGTCATCAAAAACTTTCCTGTTTGCAAAGGTACTTTTTCAATCAGCAAATCTATATAGCCATTTCCCGAAATACTATTAATTGGATAATTTTTAAGGAAAGTATTTGTCCCAAAAAGATGTTTACCCCTTTCGGAATACAGCGCAATACCAAAGACGGGATCCTCTATACTTTCCTTTGAATTGTAAAAGATGCGTACTTTCATAGGATCAAGAGAATTAAAATTAGTATTTGCATGGTCAAATTTATCATAAAATTTAACGTCAACGATTTCTGCTATTTTTTCAGTAATCTGGTGGGAAGTAAGACCATGTTGATCGTTTTGTACTTTGTTTTCACCTGATTCAGGTTCATCATTTTTCGAAGAAGAGGTTTCCACTTTTGCGTAAACGTACTTATCGATCACTTCAGTTGGATCACCTATTGCAACTTGTTTTCCTTTATTCAAAAGCAAAACTTTATCACAGAATCTCCTCACTGCCCCAAGATCATGGGAAACAAAGACTATAGTAATTCCTTTTTTCCTGTACTCGTTCAAGACATCCAGACACTTCTGCTGGAACTCCATATCTCCAACAGCCAGTACTTCGTCCATCAAGAGGATTTCCGGATCGGTTTGAATTGCTGTTGAAAAGGCAAGCCTTACCTGCATACCCGATGAAAAATTTTTTAACTTTGTATCCCTGAAATTCTCAAGTCCTGCAAACTTAAGAATATCATCCATTTTATCATTAATTTCTTTTTTTTGCATGCCCATTATAGTTGCATATATTTTTATATTCTCTGAAGCAGTGAGGTCCGATTGAAAACCAACTCCAAGTTCAAGAAAAGGAGTCAGCTTCTTAAGGGCAGTAACACTCCCTGCTGAAGGCCTGAGTATGTTTGCAATAATTTTTAAGAGAGTACTCTTTCCACTTCCGTTCTCTCCGATGATCCCGAGAGCTTCCCCTTCTTCAACTATAAAATTAATATCAGTAAGGGCATGGAAAGTTTCATATGTGGGAGGCTTGAAAGCCCCAGTCAAAGTCTCAAAGATAGTGGTTCTTTTTTGATGGGGTATGCGAAATGTCTTATGCAAATGCTCAACTTTAATCGCAGTCATCAGATTTCCTCCGCAAATCTGGGTTCTAACCTGGAAAAAATAATGTATCCTACAAGAAGGAAAACTATTGATGAAAGAAACATAAACAGAAGATCTTCTGTTTTCGCTGGAGAAGAATAAATAATAGTATCTCTTGCAGAAATAATAACCCGTGCGATTGGATTCAAGAGAATAAATCTCTGTAGATTTTTAGGAAATGCATCGAGTGTATACAGTATAGGAGTTGCAAAATATCCAATCTGCAAAAGAACCTGCCAGATAAACTGTACATCCCTGTAAAATACATTTAACGCGGCAAGTGCTAAGGAAAGACCAAGTGAAATGACAAACAGGAAAATCAGGATAAGCGGCACATACACCAAGTTGATGGAAACTGGTACTTTGAAAAATACCATAAATACTATAAATATTAAAGACTCGAAGATGCTCATAAGCAAAGCTGTAATACATGAGGAAATAACGAAGATGTCACGCGGGAAGTAAATTTTCTTGACTATGCTCGCTCTTCCTACTATGGAAAACATTCCGATAGTTGTCGCTCTGCTCATAAATCCCCATAATACGATTCCAAGAAGCAAAAACAGCTGGTAATACTCAACCTGAACCCTCATTAAATTTGAGAAAATAAAGTACAGAACTACAAGCATAAGCATGGGTTCCAGAAGTGACCAGAAGTAACCCAGTATAGAATTTTTGTATCTTAGTTTAAACTCGCTCCATGCCAGTTGCCAGATAAGGTTCCGGTAGTCATAGATCTCTTTCATGCGTTTAACAATCATTATTTACCACATTTTTCATCTTTTCACTAAAAATCGAAAGATCAAAGCGTTTTGCCTGTTCAAGACAAGCATCTCTGTAACTTTTGGGTTCACTGGATATGAGTTTGACAGCCCCTATAACGCCGGGAACATCCGCATATATAAGAAGACCTGTTTTTTCGGTTACGGTCTCTTTAAATCCGCCTTCGTTCACAGCTACAACAGGTTTTCCACTTGCCATTGCCTCCACCGGTGTCATCCCGAAGTCCTCATCCATAGCAGTGCAAATGAGACCTTTACAGCGAGAGTAAAGATCAAGCAACTCTAGCTCAGAGACTTCCCCACGTAGTTTAACATTATCCGGTAGATTTTTAATAATATTTTTTGCATAACTTTTTGCATGGTCTCCTTCTGAATACCCTCCGACAATAATAAGTTTTTCTTCAGGCATTTCCCTGAAGGCATCGATCTGGAGTTCTACTCTTTTCTCAGGATAGAGGCGATTTACAGAAAGCCAGAAATCTCCATACTCATTACATGTGAATTTTGTAGTCTCAACCGGAGGATAGATAACCTCAGCGTCCCTGTGGAAATACATTTTAACTCTCTGCAATGTATTCTCCGAGTTAGTTGCAATTTTACAGACGTGAGAAAGGTAATATTCAGAAATCGGTCTGTGAAACCTGACCCAGATCCTGAAGAAAATTGAAACAAAAAATGACTGTCTTGTCAGAAAGGTATCGTAAAGGTCATAGAAAGCCCTTGTAGGAGTATGACAGTAGTATAAATTTGGTTTATGTTTTTTTGCAGCAAAATGCGCCCAATTTCCGGAAAAAATAAAGAAATCATACTTTTTTGAGAAATCACATGTTGCAAAGAGGAAAGAAGCTGAGATTTGCTTTAAAGGAGGCACCTTTGGAGTCTTTCCAAGGCTTATAATATGTATATCGGAATAACCCATTTTTTTAATGGATTCGAGATTTAAGTCTGTAGTGATAACATCAGCGTTAATGTACTTCGCGAGCATCAACACCAGTTTTTCTCCACCGCCAATGGCTCCGAAGTAATCGTGAAAGATAGCTATTTTCATGTTTATTCTCATTTTTTAAATTATTTCACGTTAGATTTAAATTGTGATTTATATGTGTTTCGAAGCGATTTTTAATTACAATAAAAATTCTGTAAGTTACTGCAAAAGAAAATTGGTTACTGTTTAAAATTCTCCTGTTTAAATTATCTTGCCATTGGAGATTCCATTATAGCCAGGATAAAGATAGTAACAAAGAGCTATGTTCTATCTAATTTTGCAATGTAGAGACTGTAGATAAGAAGATACTAAACGTTTGTATATCAATCAGTTTATATATAAAGAAGTTATGTTTTTCGCAAAGAGAGCTACGTTTTTAAGAATGATGAATGTCTTATCTCCTACAGGAAAAGAATTGGGAGCAAAATAAGGTGATTCCTTGACAAAGGTTGCACTGATCACAGGCATAACAGGCCAAGACGGAACATACATTTCAAAACTTTTATTAGATAAGGGGTATGTAGTACATGGAATAAAGAGAGAGTCTTCTACCAGAGCAGAAGAAAAGGACAAACAACAGAAAAATGCAAACCTTCACTTTCATTTCTGTGACATGACCGACTATTCGAAGCTCTTAAGAATTATTAAAGATGTATGTCCGGATGAGATCTATAACCTGGCGGCTCAAAGCAATGTACAGGTCTCTTTTGACCGACCAGAATATACAGCAGAAATTAATGCACTCGGTACCCTTCGTCTCCTTGAAGCCATACGCACTCTTGGGCTGGAAAAGAAAACAAGATTTTTTCAGGCTTCCACCGGAGATTTGTTCGGAAACTCACTGGATATCCCGCAAAATGAAAATACTCCCTTTCACCCCAGAAACCCTTACGCAGTGTCCAAATTATATGCTTACTGGATCGCCATAAACTATCGTGAAGCTTATAATATGTTTGTCTGCAATGGTATCCTGTTTAATCACGAATCTCCAATAAGACCCGAAATTTTTGTTACGAGAAAAATTACCAGAGCCGCGGTCAGAATAAAAAAAGGATTTCAAGAGAAATTGTACCTTGGAAATCTGGGTGCAAAAAGGGACTGGGGATTTGCAGGAGACTACGTTGAAGCTATGTGGCTGATGTTGCAGCATGATAAACCGGATGATTATGTGATTGCAACAGGTGAAACACATTCAGTACAGGAAGTGGTGGAGTTTGCGTTTAGAGAGGTTGGGCTTGAGATCAAATGGGAAGGAGAAGGGCTTGAAAAAAAAGGAAGAAACGCCGCAACAGGTGAGATTATGGTTGAGGTTGATCCCCAGTTTTACAGGCCTCTAGAGTCAAGCTTATTAGTTGGAAATCCTTCAAAAGCCAGCGAAAAACTCGGATGGGTTCCAAAGGTAAACTTTGAAGAACTGGTAAAAATGATGGTCAAAAATGACCAGGAATTAGTAAAATGTTAAAACACTTGTTTTAAATTGCGTGGTAAAAATGTCTAAAGTCGCATTACTTACAGGAGTAACCGGTCAGGATGGAGCATACCTTGCCGAACTCCTGTTGAATAAAGGATATACTGTGCACGGTATGCACAGAAGATCATCTCTGAGTAATACCGGACGTATAGATCATCTCCTGCAAGATCCCCATCAAGAAAGCTCTAATTTTTTTTTGCATTACGGAGACCTGACTGATTCAGCAAATGTTTTCAGGCTTATAAAGGACATCGAGCCTGATGAAATTTACAACCTTGGCGCCCAAAGTCATGTCCAGGTTTCTTTTGAGACCCCGGAGTACACTGCAAATTCGGATGGGCTTGGAGCCCTTCGTATTCTGGAGGCAATAAGAATTCTCGGACTTGAAGACAAATCTAAGTTCTATCAGGCCTCAACCAGTGAGTTATTCGGAAAAGTACGTGAAGTTCCACAAAAAGAAACAACTCCTTTTTACCCCCGGAGTCCTTATTCAATAGCTAAATTGTATGCTTACTGGATTACCATAAACTACCGTGAAGCTTATGATATGTTTGCCTGTAACGGTATCCTATTTAATCACGAATCTCCTTTAAGGGGAGAAACTTTCGTCACCAGGAAGATTACAATAGCTGTATCAAAAATAAAAAAAGGTCTTCTGGATAAACTTTATCTTGGAAACCTTAATGCAAAACGTGACTGGGGATTCGCAGGTGATTACGTAGAAGCTATATGGCTCATGTTAAATCAGGATAAACCCGATGATTATGTTATAGCGACGGGGGAAACTCACTCAGTGAGAGAATTTACAGAACTTGCATTTAGAGAAGCAAACATTGACATCGAATGGGAAGGGGAGGGAGTTAACGAGATAGGCAGGGACGCTGACAGTGGAAAAGTACTCGTAGAAGTTGATCCTATGTTTTACAGACCAACTGAAGTAGACCTATTGATAGGAGATCCTTCAAAAGCCAGGGAAAGACTTGGCTGGAAAACAAAAGTAAGTTTTGAAGAACTAGTCAAAATGATGGTAAAAAGCGATATGAAGAAATAATCATGGGTGCAGGGCAGAAAATCTCTTTTTATTAAGAAATTTGATTTTCTAATGGGGCTAATATACATAATTATTTAGAAAGAATAAATGTGAGTGATATGGAGAAATCAGAAAAAATCGAAAAAGACAAAAATGCACAAAGCACGTTTTCAAAAAATATCTTTGTGCTTGGAGCTATACTTTTAGCCAGCTTCATCATGCGCATGCTCTCCTATGCTTCACTTACTGCAGATGGAGGCATTACCTTCACGGGCTATGATGAGTTTTATCATATGCGGCGCATTCTTTATACAACCTTCAATTTTCCCCATTTTCTTAACTTTGATACCTATATCAACTATCCTTATGGTTTTGAGGTTGGGTGGCCGCCATTCTTTGACCTTCTAGGTGCTCTTCTCGCACTAGTTCTTGGAGGAGGACAGCCTGATACGCACACCGTCGAATTTGCAGGCGCTATCTTGCCGGTACTGCTCGGGATCCTGACAATAATCCCGGTTTATGTTATAGCCGCTTCGGTCTTTGACAGAAGAACAGCACTTGTCGGAGCTTTTGCTTTTGCTGTTCTGCCTGCCCATGTATACGTATCCCGCTTCGGGACAGTTGACCATCACGTAGCTGAAGTCTTTCTCTCAACAGTAGCCTATGCCTTTTTCATACTTGCCTTAAAGCTGGCAGGAGAGAGTAAACTTTCACTAAGTTCACTTAAAAACGTATCCTCAGATAAAAAACTCATAAGTCCCCTGGTTCTTTCAGCAGTCTCAGGGCTCTTTTTCTCCCTTCTCATCTTCACATGGGTAGGAGCTCCTGCCTTTGTCAGTTTTATTGTCCTTTACGCACTAGTTCAGACAACACTCGATATTAAAGCAGGAAAAGAGTCGGATTACTTATTCATCTGCTCGGCTGCAACTCTGTTTGCAACACTTCTGTTTACCATTCCCCTCTCAGCAGGAGCAGTCCGCCAGGGCCTGGAAATGAGTGCGATGTACCTTTCCTGGTTCCAGGTAGTGTATGTGCTGATCATGCTTGCCGGCATATTCCTTCTCTGGGGCTTTTCAGCGTTTGTTTCAAAGAAAGGGATGGACTGGAAGTATTACCCTGGCGTTTTAATTTTCATTTCCATCTCAGGGATCCTTTTCCTGAGAATG
The genomic region above belongs to Methanosarcina horonobensis HB-1 = JCM 15518 and contains:
- a CDS encoding ABC transporter ATP-binding protein, with product MTAIKVEHLHKTFRIPHQKRTTIFETLTGAFKPPTYETFHALTDINFIVEEGEALGIIGENGSGKSTLLKIIANILRPSAGSVTALKKLTPFLELGVGFQSDLTASENIKIYATIMGMQKKEINDKMDDILKFAGLENFRDTKLKNFSSGMQVRLAFSTAIQTDPEILLMDEVLAVGDMEFQQKCLDVLNEYRKKGITIVFVSHDLGAVRRFCDKVLLLNKGKQVAIGDPTEVIDKYVYAKVETSSSKNDEPESGENKVQNDQHGLTSHQITEKIAEIVDVKFYDKFDHANTNFNSLDPMKVRIFYNSKESIEDPVFGIALYSERGKHLFGTNTFLKNYPINSISGNGYIDLLIEKVPLQTGKFLMTVDLVQSKNYVPLDHKDKQYSFSIIPTGYEEGVLGLSCTWELSSERAA
- a CDS encoding ABC transporter permease gives rise to the protein MIVKRMKEIYDYRNLIWQLAWSEFKLRYKNSILGYFWSLLEPMLMLVVLYFIFSNLMRVQVEYYQLFLLLGIVLWGFMSRATTIGMFSIVGRASIVKKIYFPRDIFVISSCITALLMSIFESLIFIVFMVFFKVPVSINLVYVPLILIFLFVISLGLSLALAALNVFYRDVQFIWQVLLQIGYFATPILYTLDAFPKNLQRFILLNPIARVIISARDTIIYSSPAKTEDLLFMFLSSIVFLLVGYIIFSRLEPRFAEEI
- a CDS encoding glycosyltransferase, whose translation is MKIAIFHDYFGAIGGGEKLVLMLAKYINADVITTDLNLESIKKMGYSDIHIISLGKTPKVPPLKQISASFLFATCDFSKKYDFFIFSGNWAHFAAKKHKPNLYYCHTPTRAFYDLYDTFLTRQSFFVSIFFRIWVRFHRPISEYYLSHVCKIATNSENTLQRVKMYFHRDAEVIYPPVETTKFTCNEYGDFWLSVNRLYPEKRVELQIDAFREMPEEKLIIVGGYSEGDHAKSYAKNIIKNLPDNVKLRGEVSELELLDLYSRCKGLICTAMDEDFGMTPVEAMASGKPVVAVNEGGFKETVTEKTGLLIYADVPGVIGAVKLISSEPKSYRDACLEQAKRFDLSIFSEKMKNVVNNDC
- a CDS encoding glycosyltransferase, with product MRIFQVHQIHPSVSYGDAIGNEMLEIRTVLRELGYESNIYGQYIHPKMSSTVKQYNEYRKISSPNNILIIHYSIGYGSELLNFVKSLPDKKILLYHNITPPHFFHNINSDYEYSTKIGHQELSTEIRNIVDVALADSEFNKQDLIDAGFNKTSVLPYLINFDNFNVQPNKKVISKYDDDFVNILVVGRISPNKKIEDAIKSFYYYNKYINKRSRLLLVGSYNGMENYYTYLRDLVQELNLDNLYFTGHINLDELVSYYKVGNIFLAMSEHEGFCVPLLESMHFKIPIIANNCTAIPQTLGESGILVNEKNYIEIAEMINLLVEDKTLRKKVVDKQTKRLEFFNKKNISEILKNYIDTDFKEINSKPSIRIEGTFEDSYSLSIINRNLALALDKLDQDVSLFATTGTGDYIPQKGSIKDKRVRELWKNDPKFPFFSIRNIYPPRTKDMNGRYNLIYFFWEESALPQEWIDDLNSLDGILVPTNFVKDVLINSGINTRIGVIPTGVQIDHFEKDVLPAELHTNKKFLFFNVGSGFPRKGIDVLLKAYTKEFSREDDVCLVVKTFPNIHNNIAEQIKNIVKPNGPEVIHIDRDISDNELVSLYKKCNYYVSPTRGEGFGLTMAEAMLCKVPVITTNYSGHLDFCNEKTSYLVDFKLEPSITHLKKQYTMADSLWAEPDVNHLATLMRHVYENKNSDEVKAKVETAYANIKNNFNWDVSAKKTIEFLKSVRFKPKLGIVSTWNTKCGIAEYTKYLVSNLRNPEEVKIFANKVSSKDLITMDGDNVIRCWEPYFDDLSTLCNKILESDLDVIHVQFNFGFFELNSLADMVKKLKEKGIKLIITFHSVGNTEFMNKPVKLDSIKKELRLVDKIWVHSSSDVRELSEKGIIDNVIKIPHGNVVFDNNEKEELKKGIFNNSKIISTFGFLLPHKGVLETIQALPSIIKKYPDLLFLVVSSIFPDEISVKYYESCKKEVSNLGINRHVIFFTDFLEKQEIIYLLQASDIVVMPYKDTKEGASGAIRFSLASQRPVIVTDIPIFSEFKEEVYKIPGCSPDEIKKGIMKLYENEKLQKEVANSAERKIKEISWSNIAKRYENVLFQLGNASS
- a CDS encoding class I SAM-dependent methyltransferase, translating into MSTFDIRDDEINAKEVLERIRENIQSRKKTGAYSEPILNSLIKNSEKKISPAVNGMTAKDLEYLTSNYDVQNRSYVISSHRHVTGSFLVKGRNLVNGEVKRYVDPAFAQQSEVNACTCRILTELLGKNEELSGKYERLLTKNEELFGNYEESLKINEKLLGEYEKVAEKNRELDSKINALDAKFIELDKIMKNVTSDFLASSKNALASTAWGQYYSQEISEEDLLGNVNHHNHFISVVEEYAQKASGNRVPKLIEIGIGTATMSIYFSRQKYEVMGLDNDINVIFNAITTNRRLGGHANFVMLDANCLNQFKHKYFDVAFSQGTLEHFDNEGIVKMLSKQLEAAKYVVFSVPSIHYPKREFGNERKMTTEEWEVILKDGGLNIEKLEYYREDTQIVCVISDKTE